In one window of Chanodichthys erythropterus isolate Z2021 chromosome 23, ASM2448905v1, whole genome shotgun sequence DNA:
- the LOC137013966 gene encoding myelin-associated glycoprotein-like, whose amino-acid sequence MMAGIQIISFIFISSVLLHTHSADDTYFATMPQTVTALTGSCVQIPCTFNISDFEDKHKKSESINGIWLKNKSQFADSDGFIAFNSSKNTIRGFSDIQITGNLSERNCTTVFYNIMKNHSDFYYFRLEMEPNVFRATFNPNQPDSIKTVNITVRDSPQPPELKPNDKHSVMENTTVNLSCSAEAPCPKQPPTISWSNIPESAHITTQLQEKHDKTLSVFSHMTFKASYMDHRKNISCTATYPRKTLEDLTVETPVMLRVLFPPKETHIFITPSASVSVGTNVTLTCKSKASPSNDMNYTWYNHGQEMPITRGKKISFIVTHNNTGSYFCIAQNKHGNQSSAEIQLTVEGERGFFYRVIFGCTGALLAFVLLSAIFFYCMRTNKSSQDHVIGRDQATDKNSDMAIYANSSSVSNKKSEKKENDGLHYGEIDFSRLQMGNMTREHSNNGPQTVYAEIQMTGKNIKKTVEQMDSKI is encoded by the exons ATGATGGCAGGAATCCAGATAATTTCCTTCATTTTCATCAGCTCGGTGTTGTTACATACTCATTCAG CTGATGATACCTACTTTGCCACAATGCCTCAGACAGTAACAGCTCTGACAGGCTCTTGTGTGCAGATTCCTTGCACATTCAACATCTCCGATTTTGAAGACAAACATAAAAAGTCGGAATCTATTAATGGGATCTGGTTGAAAAATAAATCACAGTTTGCTGACAGTGATGGTTTCATAGCTTTTAATAGCAGTAAAAACACCATTAGAGGATTCAGTGACATACAGATAACTGGAAATCTCAGTGAGAGGAACTGCACAACTGTCTTCTATAACATCATGAAGAATCATTCAGATTTCTACTACTTCAGACTGGAAATGGAGCCAAATGTGTTCAGAGCAACATTTAACCCCAATCAACCTGATTCAATAAAGACTGTGAACATCACTGTCAGAG ATTCACCACAGCCTCCTGAACTTAAACCCAATGATAAACACTCTGTGATGGAGAACACAACAGTCAATCTGAGCTGCTCTGCTGAAGCCCCCTGCCCCAAACAACCTCCTACAATATCCTGGTCCAACATCCCTGAATCTGCCCACATTACAACACAGTTACAGGAGAAACATGATAAAACCCTGTCAGTGTTTTCACACATGACCTTCAAAGCTTCATATATGGATCACAGAAAGAACATCTCCTGCACTGCTACATATCCAAGAAAAACACTTGAAGACTTAACTGTGGAGACCCCTGTGATGCTACGAGTCCTGT TTCCTCCTAAAGAAACTCACATCTTCATTACTCCATCTGCTTCAGTCTCTGTTGGCACTAATGTGACTTTGACCTGCAAAAGCAAAGCCAGTCCATCAAATGACATGAACTACACCTGGTACAATCATGGACAGGAGATGCCAATAACTCGGGGAAAGAAAATTAGTTTCATTGTAACTCATAATAATACAGGCTCATATTTCTGTattgcacaaaataaacatggaaACCAGTCATCAGCAGAGATCCAGCTCACAGTTGAAG GAGAGAGAGGATTCTTTTATCGTGTGATATTTGGTTGTACAGGAGCACTTTTGGCCTTTGTTCTGTTGTCTGCAATATTCTTTTACTGTATGAG AACAAATAAATCAAGTCAGGACCATGTCATAGGAAGAGATcag GCTACAGATAAAAACAGTGACATGGCTATCTATGCCAACAGTTCCAGTGTAAGCAACAAGAAAAGtgagaagaaagaaaatgatgGTCTCCACTATGGAGAGATCGACTTCTCCAGACTCCAGATGGGCAACATGACAAGGGAACACTCAAACAATGGTCCACAGACAGTGTATGCTGAGATTCAAATGACAGGAAAAAACATCAAGAAAACTGTTGAGCAAATGGATTCAAAAATCTAA